ACCTCAATATCGGCTCCCATTTTCTTTAATTCCTGGGTAAAACTAAGTCTATTTTCATATAAAGGATCGTGGATCAGGCTTTTCCCTTCAGCTTGGGTAAGAAGCGACAAGACCATTGGCACCAGGTCGGTTGGAAATCCTGGATAGGGCAAAGCCTGGATCTTAACAGGTCTAAGTTTGGAAGAAGAACTAATCTGAATAAAATCTGAACCTTTTTTAAAATTAACTCCGATTTCCTCTAATTTTGCCAGGAAAATATCTAAATGAGAGGGGAGACAACCCCTTATTTCTATTTCCCCGGAGGTGATAGCCCCCATGATGACAAAAGTACCAGCTTCTAAAGGATCGGGTAGAATTCGATGAGAAGTACCTTTCAATTCTTTGACCCCTTCAATGAAAATGGTGTGAGTTCCTATTCCTTTTATTTGTGCGCCCATATTGTTAAGCATCTTTCCTAAGTCTTGAACCTGAGGTTCGGCCGCAGCCCCTTTAATCACTGTCTGCCCTTCGATTAAAACAGATGTCATCATTAAGTTCTCGGTGGCTGTCACGCTAAATTCTTTCAAAATAATCTCTGAGCTTTCTAATGTTTTCTTTTGAAAACAATAAAAATCACCTTCTTGGGAAATTTCCACTCCTAACTTTTTAAAAGCTTCCAGGTGAGTTGAAATAGGCCGAACTCCAATTCTATCTCCGCCGGGATGAGAGATTTTAAAATTATTAAATCTAGAAAGTAAACTGCCAATAAGTAAAACTGAAATCCGAGACTTACTCACTAAATTAAAATCCATTTTTTCTGGGTCAATATTGGCACCAGCTCTAATTTTGATTTCTCTTTCACCCTGCCAAGAAATTTCTACTCCAATTTGTTCTAAAATTTTCAAAAGAGAAAAAATATCTTGAACCAAAGGCAAATTATCAATCAGACATTCTTCCTTGGTCAATAAAGTTGCTGCCAAGCAGGCACCAGCTGCATTTTTATATCCTCCGATCTCTACTGTCCCTTCAAGCTTCTTCCCTCCTTGAATGATAAATTTTTTTGCCATACTCCGTAGGAAGTTAAATATTTTCAGTTGTTATTATATTTGACCATTGGATCATTGTATAATTCACGGTTTAAAAGATAATCTTGGATTTTCAGTAGAAAATATTTTGAAATGTCTATGTCCCAAGGAAATCTAATATTGAATGCACCATCTTGTCTTATCAACGAGAACCCTTTGATTTCCTGCGGGTACACGTAAAACATAATATTTTCTACGGGGCATAAAAAACTTCTTTTTTAT
This genomic stretch from Candidatus Nealsonbacteria bacterium harbors:
- the murA gene encoding UDP-N-acetylglucosamine 1-carboxyvinyltransferase, producing MAKKFIIQGGKKLEGTVEIGGYKNAAGACLAATLLTKEECLIDNLPLVQDIFSLLKILEQIGVEISWQGEREIKIRAGANIDPEKMDFNLVSKSRISVLLIGSLLSRFNNFKISHPGGDRIGVRPISTHLEAFKKLGVEISQEGDFYCFQKKTLESSEIILKEFSVTATENLMMTSVLIEGQTVIKGAAAEPQVQDLGKMLNNMGAQIKGIGTHTIFIEGVKELKGTSHRILPDPLEAGTFVIMGAITSGEIEIRGCLPSHLDIFLAKLEEIGVNFKKGSDFIQISSSSKLRPVKIQALPYPGFPTDLVPMVLSLLTQAEGKSLIHDPLYENRLSFTQELKKMGADIEVVDPHRAFVFGRTPLSGLRIESWDIRAGASLITAALIAKGQTTIENIFQINRGYEKIEEKLQKLGADIKCVST